Proteins co-encoded in one Flavivirga eckloniae genomic window:
- a CDS encoding sulfatase-like hydrolase/transferase, with product MKTIKRLCLLLFILFFNFLSSQSPNVIVVIADDMGWSQVSTGLTNLNNPSDFYETPTLETLASEGIAFPYAYVNGANCAPTRAAMLSGQYAARPTNNIFNVYDLNRGNTSSNSTLIGPDMGLASNNNIDEIPSSAITIAETMKTAGYTTAHLGKYHVGENESSNTSNNAPTDQGFDYNYGGGTSGAPGSYFASSSSPYTFSGNIGPELDAYAAPYTAAESLMLAGDNSLEGTAKHVTDAMADAAIDFMEAEKNNPFFVHFSNYAIHGPFNPSDARPDLRAKYDAKAISNPSSMGHDRKPGQAALAEGMDQTIGRLIDYLKTTADPRNPGNMLSANTLVYFISDNGGAVHSDDAGPLRGMKGEYYEGGIRSVTLAWSEASWLANKGTVNTTPIIAFDLYPTLVEMAGGALPGGGYDIDGASQWQMLTNGTSMTRESIYWHFPGYLIDSNRDQRPVSIVRKGDYKLIYNYETESYELYHLINDISETTNLLSGSPDQATLIIGNDMSTDLRNHLINTSAPLPTYRSDGTTVDLPYIISTSGNPNSTDGCQAISGYDAYWDFDTASDANDASGNGNDPNPINGTLTYDTVDFKEGDQSVVFDGTVDINYSSATFMSPATSTRTVSAWIKPTGLSGIQEIFDEGGNTVGMAIRLNGTNLESIVRSSLTVADSLATAFPNDGDWHHIALVYDGANTSQKLFIDGVVQVSSNTAPSTLGSHNTTGGGIGGVIGSWDSFENAADSYFTGKMDAFAVYDAVLSDSQIYDAACVALTNSTAGCQPTNGFEAFWDFDIVSDANDASGNGHDPSPMNGTLTYDTSDFKEGDQSAVFDGTVDIQYSSGSFLTAALTTRSYTVWIKPTALSGIQEIMDEGGGNQGLAVRLNGSNLEAIIRSGTTSFTQISAAYPNDGDWHHVAFVYDGGITSMKLYIDGTEVASDGSALSSVPSHTGIGGIGGVIGGKDSFDNTSDSYFIGKMDAYAVYDNALSLTEVQESACVSQQVVANAGPDVTICDGDTTTLTASGGTTYLWSTGATTASINVSPTSTTTYTVTVSDGVTSDDDDVVVTVNPIPTANAGADVTICDGTSTTLTATGGDTYLWSTGATTASINVSPSSTTTYTATVTLNGCSANDDVVVTVDPSPTADAGPDVTINDGDSTTLTASGGGTYLWSTGETTASITVSPSVTTTYTVTVTQSGCSSNDDVVVTVNTGGCTYSVLDTEGFETGWGIWNDGGSDSFRDGNSVYATTGSYSMRLRDNTSTSVGTTDDMDLTAYEEITVDFGYYCRSMDNSNEDFWLQISTNGGSSYTTVEEWNRDDEFVNNQFYTDQVIISGPFTSTTRLRFRADASGNSDWVYLDDIVISGCSSGGSSKTISKEEIAPDFANNEKEEVFKLGELGAVLYPNPFKEQFIIRIQGEYTQTDVSMFNVLGQLIFEKRYFKERLVKVPTSNLKSGQYLIHINIDGKTIRKRVIKD from the coding sequence ATGAAAACAATAAAGCGTTTATGTTTATTGCTATTTATTCTATTTTTTAACTTTCTCTCCTCTCAATCCCCAAATGTTATAGTTGTAATCGCCGACGATATGGGTTGGTCTCAAGTTAGTACAGGGCTTACGAACTTGAACAATCCCAGCGATTTTTATGAAACTCCAACCTTGGAGACATTGGCGTCTGAAGGCATAGCATTTCCTTATGCTTATGTTAACGGAGCCAATTGTGCCCCTACAAGGGCAGCAATGTTAAGTGGTCAATATGCTGCAAGACCAACAAATAACATATTTAACGTCTATGACTTAAATAGGGGTAATACCAGTTCTAATTCTACTTTAATTGGACCTGATATGGGATTAGCCTCTAATAACAATATAGACGAGATCCCATCAAGTGCCATAACTATAGCCGAAACTATGAAAACAGCGGGATATACTACGGCACATTTAGGTAAGTACCATGTTGGGGAAAATGAATCTTCAAATACATCGAACAATGCACCTACAGACCAAGGGTTCGATTATAATTATGGAGGTGGTACATCTGGAGCGCCGGGAAGTTATTTTGCTTCAAGTAGTTCACCCTACACTTTTAGCGGTAATATAGGGCCGGAACTGGATGCCTACGCAGCACCTTATACAGCCGCAGAATCTTTAATGCTTGCCGGAGATAATTCTTTAGAGGGAACAGCAAAGCATGTTACAGATGCCATGGCAGATGCCGCAATTGATTTTATGGAAGCTGAAAAGAATAATCCTTTTTTCGTTCATTTTAGCAACTATGCTATCCATGGGCCGTTTAATCCAAGCGATGCACGACCAGATTTAAGAGCTAAGTATGATGCTAAAGCGATTAGCAACCCTAGTTCGATGGGGCATGATAGAAAACCAGGGCAGGCAGCTTTGGCAGAAGGCATGGATCAAACCATTGGAAGGTTGATCGATTATTTAAAAACCACTGCAGACCCAAGAAACCCAGGTAATATGCTATCTGCTAATACTTTGGTTTATTTTATATCAGATAATGGGGGGGCTGTACATAGTGACGATGCCGGACCATTACGTGGTATGAAGGGCGAGTATTATGAAGGCGGTATTAGATCGGTAACTCTTGCTTGGTCTGAAGCTTCTTGGTTGGCTAACAAGGGAACGGTAAATACCACACCAATAATAGCATTCGATTTATATCCTACTTTAGTAGAAATGGCAGGTGGTGCGTTGCCCGGAGGTGGTTACGATATTGACGGTGCCAGCCAATGGCAAATGCTTACCAATGGAACCAGTATGACTCGGGAGTCCATTTATTGGCATTTTCCTGGATACCTTATTGATTCTAACAGAGATCAAAGACCGGTATCTATAGTACGAAAAGGCGATTATAAATTGATTTACAATTACGAAACAGAATCGTACGAGTTGTACCATCTTATAAATGATATTAGTGAAACCACAAACCTATTGTCTGGTAGCCCAGATCAGGCTACTTTAATAATAGGCAATGATATGAGTACCGATTTACGGAATCATCTTATAAATACATCGGCACCATTGCCTACATACAGAAGCGATGGTACTACAGTTGATTTACCTTATATAATAAGCACCAGTGGGAATCCTAATTCTACAGATGGTTGCCAGGCTATAAGCGGATATGATGCTTATTGGGATTTCGATACGGCTAGTGATGCTAACGACGCTTCTGGAAACGGTAATGACCCTAATCCTATAAATGGCACATTAACTTATGATACTGTAGATTTTAAAGAAGGCGATCAATCTGTTGTTTTTGATGGTACTGTGGATATTAATTATAGTTCTGCCACTTTTATGTCGCCAGCAACATCAACCAGAACAGTTTCGGCTTGGATAAAACCAACAGGATTAAGTGGTATTCAGGAAATTTTTGATGAAGGCGGAAATACGGTAGGTATGGCTATTCGTTTAAATGGTACTAATTTAGAGTCCATTGTTAGGAGTTCGTTAACTGTAGCAGACAGTTTAGCAACAGCATTTCCTAATGATGGGGATTGGCATCATATAGCACTAGTTTATGATGGCGCAAATACTAGTCAGAAGTTATTTATTGATGGCGTGGTACAAGTTTCTAGTAACACAGCACCAAGCACCCTTGGTTCCCATAACACAACCGGTGGAGGTATTGGCGGTGTTATTGGTAGTTGGGATAGTTTTGAAAATGCTGCCGACAGTTATTTTACGGGGAAAATGGATGCTTTTGCTGTATATGATGCTGTGTTGAGCGATTCACAGATATACGATGCTGCTTGTGTGGCGCTAACGAATTCAACAGCAGGATGTCAGCCAACAAATGGGTTTGAGGCATTTTGGGATTTTGATATTGTAAGTGACGCCAATGATGCTTCTGGAAATGGACATGACCCTAGTCCAATGAACGGTACATTAACTTATGATACTTCCGATTTTAAAGAAGGTGATCAATCTGCCGTTTTCGATGGCACTGTAGATATTCAATATAGTTCGGGCTCTTTTTTAACGGCTGCCCTTACAACTAGAAGTTATACAGTTTGGATAAAACCGACTGCATTATCCGGAATTCAGGAAATCATGGATGAAGGAGGCGGAAATCAAGGATTGGCCGTAAGACTCAACGGGAGCAATCTGGAAGCTATTATTAGAAGTGGTACGACCAGTTTTACACAAATAAGTGCGGCGTATCCAAATGATGGTGATTGGCATCATGTTGCTTTTGTTTACGATGGGGGTATTACCAGTATGAAGCTTTATATAGATGGAACAGAAGTAGCTTCAGACGGTAGTGCCTTGAGTTCGGTGCCTTCACATACGGGCATAGGAGGTATAGGAGGTGTTATTGGCGGAAAAGATAGTTTTGACAATACTTCGGATAGTTATTTTATTGGAAAAATGGATGCCTATGCAGTATACGATAATGCGCTGTCGCTTACCGAAGTTCAGGAATCAGCCTGCGTTAGCCAACAAGTTGTTGCCAATGCCGGACCGGATGTTACTATTTGTGATGGCGATACCACCACGCTAACGGCTTCTGGTGGTACCACATATTTGTGGAGTACTGGAGCCACTACGGCTAGTATTAACGTGAGTCCAACTTCAACAACCACATACACGGTAACTGTTTCAGATGGAGTGACTTCAGATGATGACGATGTTGTTGTAACCGTTAACCCGATACCAACAGCCAACGCAGGCGCAGATGTAACCATTTGCGATGGTACTTCCACAACGTTAACTGCAACTGGTGGCGATACTTACCTGTGGAGTACTGGAGCGACCACGGCGAGCATAAATGTGAGCCCTTCGAGTACAACAACCTATACGGCAACAGTAACCTTAAACGGTTGTAGTGCGAATGATGATGTGGTTGTAACTGTAGACCCATCACCGACAGCAGATGCCGGACCTGATGTAACGATTAATGATGGCGATTCCACTACATTAACTGCGAGTGGTGGCGGGACTTATTTGTGGAGTACCGGAGAAACTACAGCTAGTATTACAGTAAGTCCAAGTGTAACAACTACGTACACGGTAACTGTTACGCAAAGTGGTTGTAGTTCTAATGATGATGTGGTGGTTACGGTAAACACGGGCGGGTGTACTTACTCTGTTTTAGATACTGAAGGGTTTGAAACAGGCTGGGGCATATGGAACGATGGTGGCTCCGATTCTTTCAGAGATGGCAATTCGGTTTATGCGACTACCGGAAGTTATAGTATGCGACTTAGGGATAATACATCAACTTCTGTTGGTACTACAGACGACATGGATTTAACGGCTTATGAGGAAATTACGGTAGATTTTGGTTATTACTGTAGAAGTATGGATAATAGTAATGAAGATTTCTGGTTGCAAATATCTACAAATGGAGGAAGCAGTTATACAACGGTAGAGGAATGGAATAGGGATGATGAGTTTGTTAATAATCAATTTTATACAGATCAGGTTATCATTTCAGGGCCTTTTACTTCAACCACCAGATTACGATTTAGAGCTGATGCCTCTGGAAACTCAGATTGGGTGTATTTAGATGATATTGTTATTAGTGGATGCAGCTCGGGAGGATCTTCTAAAACAATTTCCAAAGAAGAAATAGCACCAGATTTTGCGAATAATGAAAAAGAGGAAGTGTTTAAGCTTGGAGAGCTAGGAGCTGTACTTTATCCTAATCCATTTAAAGAGCAATTCATTATTAGAATTCAAGGGGAGTATACGCAAACGGACGTGAGCATGTTTAATGTACTTGGACAATTAATTTTTGAAAAACGTTATTTTAAAGAACGATTAGTTAAAGTACCAACTTCCAATTTAAAAAGTGGTCAATATTTAATCCATATAAACATTGATGGAAAAACCATTCGTAAGCGGGTTATAAAAGATTAA
- a CDS encoding LamG-like jellyroll fold domain-containing protein: MGIFLCFCSNAFAQDFKVQHIQDDIGNGGGSNTSFTAVSSLNNAVALANNNRKTHGGSNGVTAAREGDDMAGGRVLTTVGTLTYYRESGSQNENTRFNTSIWEYTGAPGDANEFIVRDRYAIDLNGGTYTVDQTISGIINKDNCIPFITGIMNDSGTDDADSATAIAYLTSGTNLRVEKGGTNTPNVRVYITLVEFTGSNWTVLHGDSGDSANDTGTITLKAMSDGTGTTTDVTSWSNAIIFSQHRGDTATAGANDANSDNWPMTDPGSDTRSVNWTFDNSHDSDGTNRHFVHVLNNPEIVVTRYSDSSTAGSFTIDITSAGLTDLNQAMIVGSTYHSGTGAGYGRGWRNYKLNSLTQAEHWVHRAGSGTSTLGTNIQIVNFDYTTAPGGITANLELWLKADSGVEEAVGDSAEDADSILNWLDNTDNNNDATQITVGNQPVLDEDAINFNPTIDFDGDDLLQTPAVASNSDMTVFTVAEGVSGVQKQILNLNGGDNIIVEFEDATPTFRARMYDGVDTGEIQTTTAVANNVNVIANYDVYSGSNSELFINGTSIGTDATNTYAPTSPIANIGGHPSNTAKRWDGGIAEVIIYTGSITNAERDKIESYLAIKYGVTLGANGTSQDYVDSDGRVIWDQSANVGYNYNVSGIGQDNSSRLNQKQSKSINATDDITVGIKGISTTNKGNSNTFMADKTFLMWGHDNGSTSSATDIIKDFSAGTTVTSSASVTPITRKWKMVVTDSIPTIKLSIPESMVSGTNAGGEDYVMIVADDESFTTNVTSATMEDVGTELEVDFYFEGTKYITFGSAPEVALGDRSAYFGNYTTTDTYLDAGDVNDLDNTDFTISAWVKRDAGENKFDIVSKRNYFHEAPGPPSETYTHGYAFRINSTSQFRMVWRDPNDSANNVMQTSATIPENEWHHIAATYDSGTNMVSLYIDGYLEDSDDTLDPINTPSDSHFLIGAAHHIKRQQKMRGSVDEVRVWNVALSGDQIRYIMNQEIENNSNFADGKILPTATTKNEINPIPWSNLIAYYPMSNIVFGCVKDESNSGNDASMIRYDDLDEQTAPLPYKTTQNGDWDTSTTWENGDVQYLPGVDSYLDALETIDYNIVQIDHNITMDNSDTSLIPATRNGNRTVLGLMVNSGGELELAGNTSTNTGYSITVSHYLKLDGKIDLEGESQLIQTTNSDLDVTSSGVLERDQQGTKDLYTYNYWCSPVGVSNTSTNNNSYRLSDNILKNGTIASTPNNITFLTSSFDGSVSGNDISIADYWIWKYANNTSDTYSLWQHVRSNGLINAGEGFIMKGVETSGSSFTSTQNYVFDGKPNNGDITLTLNAGNDYLVGNPYPSAIDADEFILDNVSDGAGRAGSNIINGTLYFWDHFAVNSHILTDYQGGYATYTLLGTAVAISNDTRIDATGAVGSKTPGQYIPIAQGFFVIADTGGTITFKNSQRVFQTEGSASSLFLKSDQKKSKTSKTTTDQREKIKLMFDSPQGYHRQLLVGVDENTSNAFDIGYDAPLIEDNMEDMYWINDNEHMIIQAVNNFGQDQKLPLGIKIGHAGIASIKIDSLENIDNTLNIVLHDKELDIHHNLKDGAYEVYLAQGSYHDRFEVLFSNASLSNTHKEELNLQVAYSKEKNSLIVHNPNTVRINTITIYTTLGKKVLALASNTNIKYIENQLKPFSSGIYIVNINTDSTSFSKKIRIP, from the coding sequence ATGGGGATATTTTTATGCTTCTGCTCTAATGCATTTGCACAAGATTTCAAAGTACAACATATACAAGATGATATTGGTAATGGTGGAGGCAGCAATACCAGTTTTACAGCTGTTTCTTCATTAAACAATGCCGTCGCTTTAGCCAACAATAATAGAAAAACGCATGGTGGATCGAACGGCGTCACCGCAGCCAGAGAAGGAGACGATATGGCGGGAGGCCGTGTATTAACAACCGTAGGAACTCTTACGTACTATCGTGAATCCGGCTCTCAAAACGAAAACACCAGATTTAACACATCTATCTGGGAATATACAGGTGCTCCAGGCGATGCTAACGAATTTATAGTAAGAGACAGGTATGCTATAGACCTCAACGGAGGCACTTACACAGTAGACCAAACCATCTCTGGAATTATAAATAAAGATAACTGTATCCCTTTCATTACAGGGATAATGAACGATTCTGGTACCGATGATGCCGATTCGGCAACAGCGATTGCCTATTTAACATCTGGAACAAACCTACGTGTAGAAAAAGGAGGAACCAATACACCTAATGTTAGAGTTTATATTACTTTGGTTGAGTTTACAGGTTCAAATTGGACTGTACTTCATGGTGATTCCGGCGATTCAGCCAACGATACCGGAACCATTACCCTTAAAGCTATGTCTGATGGTACTGGTACTACAACAGACGTAACTAGTTGGTCCAATGCTATTATATTCAGTCAACACAGGGGAGATACTGCTACGGCTGGCGCGAACGATGCAAATTCCGATAACTGGCCTATGACCGATCCCGGAAGCGATACCAGAAGTGTAAATTGGACTTTTGATAATTCTCACGATTCAGATGGAACGAATCGCCATTTCGTACATGTACTGAACAATCCCGAAATAGTTGTAACCAGATATAGCGATTCCTCTACTGCAGGTTCATTTACTATAGATATCACCTCTGCCGGCTTAACAGATTTAAACCAAGCTATGATTGTTGGCTCCACATATCACAGTGGAACAGGAGCCGGATATGGTAGAGGATGGAGAAATTACAAACTAAACTCTTTAACACAAGCCGAGCATTGGGTACACCGTGCAGGTAGTGGTACCTCTACCTTAGGTACTAACATCCAAATTGTTAATTTCGATTATACCACAGCACCCGGAGGTATTACTGCTAACCTTGAATTATGGCTCAAAGCCGATTCTGGAGTCGAAGAAGCTGTAGGCGATAGTGCTGAAGATGCAGATTCTATATTAAACTGGTTGGATAACACAGATAACAACAACGACGCAACTCAAATAACAGTAGGCAATCAGCCCGTACTAGACGAAGACGCCATTAACTTTAACCCAACAATTGATTTTGATGGTGACGACCTTTTACAAACTCCTGCTGTAGCCTCTAATTCCGATATGACGGTATTTACTGTTGCTGAAGGGGTAAGTGGCGTTCAAAAACAAATATTAAACTTAAACGGTGGCGACAATATTATTGTAGAGTTTGAAGATGCCACACCTACTTTTAGAGCAAGAATGTATGACGGTGTGGATACAGGAGAAATACAAACCACGACAGCTGTAGCAAATAACGTTAACGTTATTGCAAATTACGATGTATACTCAGGCAGCAACTCCGAGCTCTTTATTAACGGTACTTCAATTGGTACAGACGCCACAAACACCTATGCCCCAACAAGTCCAATAGCCAATATAGGTGGACACCCTTCAAATACAGCAAAAAGATGGGATGGTGGTATAGCAGAAGTTATTATATATACCGGATCTATAACAAATGCCGAAAGAGACAAGATTGAATCTTACTTAGCTATTAAGTATGGCGTTACATTGGGTGCTAATGGTACATCCCAAGACTATGTAGATTCAGATGGACGTGTTATCTGGGATCAATCCGCTAATGTCGGGTATAACTATAATGTTTCTGGTATAGGTCAGGACAATAGCTCCAGATTAAATCAAAAACAATCCAAATCGATTAACGCTACAGACGATATTACAGTAGGTATAAAAGGCATAAGTACAACAAACAAAGGCAACTCCAATACTTTTATGGCCGATAAAACCTTTTTAATGTGGGGGCACGACAATGGTTCCACATCATCTGCCACCGATATTATCAAAGACTTTAGTGCTGGTACCACGGTTACCAGTAGCGCTAGTGTTACGCCAATTACCAGAAAATGGAAAATGGTAGTTACAGATTCTATACCTACTATAAAACTTTCTATTCCCGAATCCATGGTATCGGGTACCAATGCCGGTGGAGAAGATTATGTGATGATCGTTGCAGACGACGAATCTTTTACAACCAACGTAACATCTGCCACTATGGAAGATGTGGGTACAGAATTAGAAGTTGACTTTTATTTTGAAGGTACAAAATACATCACTTTTGGCTCTGCGCCAGAAGTCGCTCTTGGCGACCGTTCAGCATATTTTGGAAATTATACAACTACCGATACCTATTTAGATGCCGGTGATGTAAACGACTTAGATAATACAGATTTCACCATTAGCGCCTGGGTAAAACGTGATGCTGGTGAAAACAAATTCGATATTGTCTCCAAAAGGAATTATTTCCATGAAGCACCGGGACCTCCTTCCGAAACTTATACGCACGGCTATGCGTTTAGAATAAACTCGACCAGTCAGTTTAGAATGGTATGGAGAGATCCCAACGATAGTGCTAACAATGTGATGCAAACCTCAGCGACTATACCAGAAAACGAATGGCATCATATTGCAGCAACTTACGATTCTGGAACCAATATGGTAAGCTTATATATTGATGGTTATTTAGAAGATAGCGATGATACTTTAGACCCAATCAATACACCATCAGATTCCCACTTTTTAATAGGTGCTGCGCATCATATAAAAAGACAGCAAAAAATGAGAGGTAGTGTAGACGAAGTACGTGTATGGAATGTTGCGCTTTCTGGCGATCAGATCAGATATATCATGAATCAGGAAATTGAGAACAATTCCAATTTTGCAGACGGTAAAATTTTACCAACTGCTACTACCAAAAATGAAATAAATCCCATTCCGTGGAGTAATTTAATTGCCTATTACCCCATGAGTAATATCGTATTTGGTTGTGTAAAAGATGAATCCAATAGCGGTAACGATGCCTCAATGATACGATATGACGACCTAGACGAACAAACTGCACCACTACCATATAAAACAACACAAAATGGTGATTGGGATACCTCAACCACATGGGAAAATGGCGATGTGCAATATCTCCCTGGGGTGGATTCTTACTTAGATGCATTAGAAACCATCGATTATAATATTGTACAAATCGACCATAACATAACTATGGACAACTCAGACACATCCCTTATTCCAGCTACCAGAAATGGAAACAGAACCGTACTGGGCTTAATGGTTAATAGTGGTGGTGAATTAGAATTAGCTGGGAACACATCTACCAACACCGGGTATAGTATTACAGTATCCCATTATTTAAAACTAGATGGTAAAATTGATCTTGAGGGTGAGTCGCAACTTATACAAACAACAAATAGCGACCTGGATGTTACAAGTTCCGGGGTATTGGAACGAGACCAGCAAGGCACTAAAGATTTATACACTTATAATTATTGGTGTTCGCCAGTAGGTGTTAGTAACACCTCCACCAATAACAATAGCTATAGGCTTAGTGATAATATTTTAAAAAACGGAACGATAGCCTCTACACCAAATAATATAACATTTTTAACCTCTTCGTTCGATGGTAGCGTTTCTGGTAACGACATTAGTATAGCGGACTATTGGATTTGGAAATATGCCAACAATACAAGCGACACCTATTCCTTATGGCAACATGTAAGAAGCAATGGATTGATTAATGCCGGGGAAGGATTTATAATGAAAGGTGTAGAAACTTCCGGAAGCTCCTTTACATCCACTCAAAACTATGTTTTTGATGGAAAACCCAACAATGGCGACATTACCTTAACCCTTAATGCTGGTAATGATTACTTAGTTGGAAACCCGTACCCATCTGCTATTGATGCTGATGAATTTATTTTAGACAACGTTAGCGATGGTGCCGGTAGAGCAGGCAGTAATATTATAAACGGAACTCTATATTTCTGGGACCATTTTGCTGTTAATTCCCATATACTTACCGATTATCAAGGCGGGTATGCCACTTACACGTTACTGGGTACCGCTGTAGCCATAAGCAATGATACAAGAATTGATGCAACTGGCGCAGTTGGTTCTAAAACTCCGGGACAGTATATTCCAATAGCCCAGGGCTTTTTTGTAATTGCAGATACAGGCGGTACGATCACGTTTAAAAACAGTCAACGTGTTTTTCAAACTGAAGGTTCAGCCTCGTCCCTATTCCTAAAATCAGATCAAAAAAAGAGCAAGACCAGTAAAACAACTACAGACCAGAGAGAAAAGATAAAATTAATGTTCGATTCACCTCAAGGTTACCACCGTCAATTATTAGTTGGTGTAGACGAAAACACCTCTAATGCTTTCGATATCGGTTACGATGCGCCTTTAATTGAAGATAATATGGAAGACATGTACTGGATTAATGACAACGAACATATGATTATTCAGGCTGTAAACAACTTTGGACAAGACCAAAAATTACCTTTAGGCATAAAAATTGGTCATGCCGGTATAGCTTCTATAAAAATTGATAGCTTGGAAAACATAGACAATACACTCAACATTGTGTTACATGATAAGGAACTGGATATACATCACAACCTTAAAGATGGGGCTTACGAAGTGTATTTAGCACAAGGTAGTTATCACGATAGGTTTGAGGTGCTGTTCTCGAATGCATCATTGTCTAATACCCATAAAGAAGAGCTCAACCTACAAGTGGCATATTCAAAAGAAAAAAATAGTTTAATCGTACACAACCCAAACACAGTACGCATTAACACGATTACAATCTATACAACCCTAGGTAAAAAGGTGTTAGCCCTAGCTAGTAACACAAATATAAAATACATTGAAAATCAACTTAAACCATTTTCCTCAGGAATTTATATTGTAAATATTAATACAGACAGCACATCATTTTCAAAAAAAATACGCATACCGTAA